The following proteins are co-located in the Chlamydiota bacterium genome:
- a CDS encoding thiamine pyrophosphate-dependent dehydrogenase E1 component subunit alpha produces MEVQILKKLYYQMLRIRKIEEKIAELYPEQEMRCPIHLCIGQEAVAVGVCQALTQGDYAMSGHRAHGHYLAKGGDLRKMMAELYGKGTGCSKGKGGSMHLIDLSVGFLGSTPIVGSTIPIGVGAALGTQMKKESRVTTVFFGEAATEEGVFHESINFAVLKKLPVIFICENNLYSVYSPLEVRQPENREVFELVCGYGIESHKADGNDVVAVFTLAQKAIQKAREGKGPSFLEFTTYRWREHCGPNFDNDLGYRTPEEFEIWKKKCPLENFRKKLLNENSITEEELNQMAKLIDDEVEGSVQFAKQSPFPEESALYENVYA; encoded by the coding sequence ATGGAAGTCCAAATTCTAAAAAAACTATACTACCAAATGCTCCGCATTCGCAAAATCGAGGAAAAGATTGCGGAGCTTTATCCAGAACAGGAAATGCGTTGTCCGATACATCTTTGTATTGGTCAGGAAGCCGTTGCTGTCGGTGTTTGTCAGGCGTTGACCCAGGGAGATTATGCGATGAGCGGTCATCGTGCTCACGGCCATTATTTAGCTAAGGGTGGGGATCTTAGAAAAATGATGGCGGAGCTTTATGGAAAGGGGACGGGCTGCTCAAAAGGTAAGGGCGGGTCCATGCATTTGATTGATCTTTCAGTTGGTTTTCTGGGGTCTACGCCCATTGTGGGAAGTACGATTCCTATTGGGGTTGGAGCCGCCTTGGGGACTCAAATGAAAAAAGAATCTCGTGTGACCACGGTTTTCTTTGGAGAGGCGGCGACTGAAGAAGGTGTGTTTCATGAGAGTATTAATTTTGCTGTTTTGAAAAAACTGCCGGTGATTTTTATTTGTGAAAATAATTTATATTCTGTCTATTCGCCTCTGGAAGTTCGCCAGCCCGAAAATCGTGAAGTTTTTGAACTGGTGTGCGGGTACGGCATTGAAAGCCATAAAGCGGATGGCAATGATGTCGTGGCGGTTTTTACGCTTGCCCAAAAAGCCATTCAGAAGGCACGTGAAGGCAAAGGCCCCTCTTTTCTTGAGTTTACGACCTACCGCTGGCGCGAGCATTGCGGTCCAAATTTTGACAATGACTTGGGTTATCGAACGCCTGAAGAATTTGAAATTTGGAAAAAGAAATGTCCTCTTGAAAATTTCCGAAAAAAATTACTAAACGAAAACAGTATTACGGAAGAAGAATTAAATCAAATGGCAAAATTGATTGATGATGAGGTAGAAGGATCGGTTCAATTTGCTAAACAAAGTCCTTTTCCAGAAGAATCAGCGCTTTATGAGAATGTCTATGCCTAG